GGGTTTCTTCATAAGTCTGCCGGCTCCATTGAACCTCGAAAGCAATCCTTTTACCTCCCTGTACAGCCAAAACATCCGCCCTCCAATCCGCTTCGGAAAATTCGGGGATGGCATCCCATCCTTGCTCCCGACATGCCTCCATGATAGCGACTTTCGCTTTGAGATGCTCTGCAGACTCGGGTTTCCAATCACATGGATTTGCAGATTTCAGATGAACGAAATGCTTCAGGCCTTTGCTGCTCGTTCTCAAAAAGCCCTCTTGTCCGCAACACGGCAGTATCAAGACGGTTTTTTTGGCCTTAAGACGGGCTTTCAAAGCACTCCATTCTTCGTCATTAAGATCGATGGAAACAATTTCTTTGTCTTCTATATAAGCACGTAAAGGCATTGTAGAAATGTATAAGGATTGTTAATGATCTCGGATATATTACATCAATCCAAATATAGCGAATCCGAACGAAACGAGCAAGTTTTGCGGAGTGAATCATCGTCGTCTTAATATTGAATCACCATATATCTTACGCCGACCCGTCCAGCAAAATAGCCGCCGTAAGCGACACGTCAAGGCAATGCCTTGTCTTTGTCGCTTACGGCGGCTATTCGGCTCTTGCTGTCCGGGCGTTCCGGGCAGTCTGAAATTTTATTCTCTATGACACTGCTCACAAAACAGATCATCTCGAAATTCGAGAAACATCCTATCCACTCACAGGATGGGAAAGGAATGGATGCCGAAGTCCTCGTCAAGTATTTCAACCCCTGCGGCTCGGGCACATGGCTCATCACCGAAGCCGAACGCGAAGGCGACGACTGGCGCCTGTTCGGTTATTGTCATATCCACGAATGGGAGTGGGGCTGCCTGATGCTCTCCGAGCTGGCATCCCTTCGTCTGCCGTTCGGACTGATCATCGAACGCGACATTTACACGGCCAGGAAATACGTCCGGGATTTTCTGCCGCAGGATGAATGACGGCAAAGGCCTCGGAATTTTACTGCCCCTTGCCGACAACAGAATCATTACACAAAAAGAACTATAAATATGGCCACATTCGAAGAAAAAGCCGAACGGTTGAAGAAAGAGTTGGAGGAAGCTACAAACGACGACCAACGTCGAAATCTGTCCCGCGAATACGAACTTACCTTGCGTCTGCTGCGCATCATCCGCGGAGAGGTCTTTACGCTCGACGACATCAATAAATGCCGCATGGAGATCATGCGACTATATCCCGGATACGATCGTCCCATAACGGCCGAATCGGGAATCCTGCTGGCTGCGGAGGCAATCCGCAAGTCCTTCGGAAAGAAATACTATCTTCCGCTTTACAAATATCCGATCCTCATTGATTTCGGGACACCGGATGGGCAGATATGCGTGATCCATCCGAGCAACTATATCAGTTATACGTCCAAAAAAGGAGGGGAAGAGTGATTTGATCTTCCCCTTATACAGGCTACATCAGCGCTGCGCTTTCATATAATGCTGTTCCAGCAGTTTATAAAGCGAGGACTGTGGATAAAGAATCTTTCCACCAAGAGTAGTATAAGGGATTTGGCGGTTGTCCCGGTAATTCTGCAAGGAGCGTTTCGAGATGCTGAAGATGCTGCAAATCTCCTCACTGGTCAGGTACAGTTCATTTCCGATGGTCGGGCGGTGCGTGTCGATCAGAATATCGACAGCCCGGATGGCTTTGACGATGTCGCGGTACAGTTCCTTGAACGCGGCGCTGTCGCGGGTGATGATCTCTTCGGGCATGCTACAGGCTTTTTATCAGATTCTTTTCCAGGAGATGCCGGATGTCGTCGTCCCGGAACAGTACTTTATTCCCTAATGCTGTATAAGGGATAATGCCGGCGGAGCGGTAGTATTGCAAGGCCCGCTTGGTGATGCTCAAGGCCTTGCAGACCTCCTCGGCCGTAAGCCACCGGACAGTTGTCGGTTGGGCGGAGAGGGAATGGAGCGCAGACACTCGCTCCAGAAGACGTTGAAGGTGCGCCTGCAACTCTTTATAGGCGCTCGTTTCCATAAGGACGCAATCCATAATGCTGAGGGTTTAGGTGATTTCTG
This Alistipes onderdonkii DNA region includes the following protein-coding sequences:
- a CDS encoding DUF2958 domain-containing protein, yielding MTLLTKQIISKFEKHPIHSQDGKGMDAEVLVKYFNPCGSGTWLITEAEREGDDWRLFGYCHIHEWEWGCLMLSELASLRLPFGLIIERDIYTARKYVRDFLPQDE
- a CDS encoding helix-turn-helix domain-containing protein gives rise to the protein MPEEIITRDSAAFKELYRDIVKAIRAVDILIDTHRPTIGNELYLTSEEICSIFSISKRSLQNYRDNRQIPYTTLGGKILYPQSSLYKLLEQHYMKAQR
- a CDS encoding helix-turn-helix domain-containing protein, with the translated sequence MDCVLMETSAYKELQAHLQRLLERVSALHSLSAQPTTVRWLTAEEVCKALSITKRALQYYRSAGIIPYTALGNKVLFRDDDIRHLLEKNLIKSL